A section of the Symphalangus syndactylus isolate Jambi chromosome 19, NHGRI_mSymSyn1-v2.1_pri, whole genome shotgun sequence genome encodes:
- the ARV1 gene encoding protein ARV1 isoform X1 has translation MGNGGRSGLQQGKGNVDEVAATPTAASASCQYRCIECNQEAKELYRDYNHGVLKITICVSCQKSCQKPVDKYIEYDPVIILINAILCKAQAYRHILFNTQINIHGKLCIFCLLCEAYLRWWQLQDSNQNTAPDDLIRYAKEWDFYRMFAIAALEQTAYFIGIFTFLWVERPMTAKKKPNFILLLKALLLSSYGKLLLIPAVIWEHDYTPLCLKLIKVFVLTSNFQAIRVTLNINRKLSFLAVLSGLLLESIMVYFFQSMEWDVGSDCAIYKSQDF, from the exons ATGGGCAACGGCGGGCGGAGCGGGCTGCAGCAGGGGAAGGGGAACGTGGATGAGGTGGCAGCGACTCCtactgctgcctcggcctcctgccAGTACAGGTGCATCGAATGCAACCAGGAGGCTAAAGAGTTGTACCGAGACTATAACCACGGTGTGCTGAAGATAACCATCTGTGTGAGTTGTCAG AAATCCTGCCAGAAACCTGTAGACAAATATATCGAGTATGATCCTGTTATCATCTTGATTAATGCTATATTGTGTAAAGCTCAGGCCTACAGACATATTCTTTTCAATACTCAAATAAAT ATCCATGGAAAACTCTgcatattttgtttgctttgtgaaGCATACCTGAGGTGGTGGCAGCTTCAAGATTCCAACCAGAATACTGCCCCTGACGACTTGATCAGATATGCTAAGGAATGGGATTTCTATAGAATGTTTGCGATTGCTGCTTTAG AACAAACTGCCTATTTTATTGGCATTTTTACCTTCCTGTGGGTAGAACGGCCCATGACGGCGAAAAAAAAGCCCAACTTCATTTTGCTGCTGAAAGCATTATTATTATCTAGCTACGGAAAACTCTTGCTGATTCCAGCTGTCATTTGGGAACATGACTACACACCTCTGTGCCTCAAACTCATTAAAGTATTTGTTCTTACATCAAATTTTCAGGCAATTAGAG TGACCCTAAACATCAACCGTAAGCTCTCCTTCTTGGCCGTGTTGAGTGGCTTACTGCTGGAAAGCATCATGGTCTACTTCTTCCAGAGTATGGAATGGGATGTTGGAAGTGATTGTGCCATCTATAAATCTCAGGACTTCTGA
- the ARV1 gene encoding protein ARV1 isoform X2, with translation MGNGGRSGLQQGKGNVDEVAATPTAASASCQYRCIECNQEAKELYRDYNHGVLKITICKSCQKPVDKYIEYDPVIILINAILCKAQAYRHILFNTQINIHGKLCIFCLLCEAYLRWWQLQDSNQNTAPDDLIRYAKEWDFYRMFAIAALEQTAYFIGIFTFLWVERPMTAKKKPNFILLLKALLLSSYGKLLLIPAVIWEHDYTPLCLKLIKVFVLTSNFQAIRVTLNINRKLSFLAVLSGLLLESIMVYFFQSMEWDVGSDCAIYKSQDF, from the exons ATGGGCAACGGCGGGCGGAGCGGGCTGCAGCAGGGGAAGGGGAACGTGGATGAGGTGGCAGCGACTCCtactgctgcctcggcctcctgccAGTACAGGTGCATCGAATGCAACCAGGAGGCTAAAGAGTTGTACCGAGACTATAACCACGGTGTGCTGAAGATAACCATCTGT AAATCCTGCCAGAAACCTGTAGACAAATATATCGAGTATGATCCTGTTATCATCTTGATTAATGCTATATTGTGTAAAGCTCAGGCCTACAGACATATTCTTTTCAATACTCAAATAAAT ATCCATGGAAAACTCTgcatattttgtttgctttgtgaaGCATACCTGAGGTGGTGGCAGCTTCAAGATTCCAACCAGAATACTGCCCCTGACGACTTGATCAGATATGCTAAGGAATGGGATTTCTATAGAATGTTTGCGATTGCTGCTTTAG AACAAACTGCCTATTTTATTGGCATTTTTACCTTCCTGTGGGTAGAACGGCCCATGACGGCGAAAAAAAAGCCCAACTTCATTTTGCTGCTGAAAGCATTATTATTATCTAGCTACGGAAAACTCTTGCTGATTCCAGCTGTCATTTGGGAACATGACTACACACCTCTGTGCCTCAAACTCATTAAAGTATTTGTTCTTACATCAAATTTTCAGGCAATTAGAG TGACCCTAAACATCAACCGTAAGCTCTCCTTCTTGGCCGTGTTGAGTGGCTTACTGCTGGAAAGCATCATGGTCTACTTCTTCCAGAGTATGGAATGGGATGTTGGAAGTGATTGTGCCATCTATAAATCTCAGGACTTCTGA